Proteins encoded together in one Thermococcus gammatolerans EJ3 window:
- a CDS encoding HEAT repeat domain-containing protein: protein MQKEEVIIEKSGIREDLLSWNIKEVVALAENYDEAFHIVKELLRDKNPIVKTNALQVIKEMIKRGTLDRRKVTEVVEDIVELAKDKDERVSLKAIEVLNLLLEKEELDENQYELVTDALMDIIKRGAPLLSEYASEGLGKAGAKVLKLARKLIGWLFSLIKSSKDRQVQSAAIAALTEMAARTEDKRIFNEIFDNMADLLDHIDPYIQERALLALDRMLSRAEILTKRNKIKAMKKIREISNDVRLASKASLILEKLEKISGEEEEILTKQELKKKLEISEYGPDDVERLLDAGKTDIVAELAKIDPIVMSMILEMLHSDDPVRRMDALWVLSKVTSQLTPTDAYSVLPVLAEFLKSRNPWARKTAAETMADIYSLYPGTAQFFTSLLDVLLRSSRDADVEGALELIFSLQHRLPTPEFEMAMVSILSDLLRRKETRAVTLRFMAREAQRLMDFDYEGLIQLENALKEIYGDEGGKYDNIIASLIDLIEDLIKLKKKESGSLGQL from the coding sequence ATGCAGAAGGAAGAAGTGATAATCGAAAAAAGTGGCATTAGGGAGGATCTTCTCTCCTGGAACATAAAAGAAGTTGTCGCTCTTGCCGAGAACTATGACGAAGCGTTCCATATTGTTAAGGAACTTTTAAGGGACAAGAACCCCATCGTGAAAACCAACGCGCTTCAGGTCATCAAGGAGATGATAAAGAGGGGCACGCTGGATCGGAGGAAGGTAACCGAGGTGGTAGAGGATATCGTGGAGCTCGCCAAGGACAAGGACGAGAGGGTCTCCCTCAAGGCTATAGAGGTCCTCAACCTTCTCCTAGAGAAGGAGGAACTGGACGAGAATCAGTACGAGCTTGTCACCGATGCCCTTATGGACATAATCAAGAGAGGTGCCCCCCTACTAAGTGAGTACGCTTCAGAAGGTCTTGGAAAAGCAGGTGCTAAAGTCCTCAAACTGGCAAGAAAATTAATAGGATGGCTGTTCTCCCTTATAAAATCTTCAAAGGATAGACAGGTTCAGAGTGCTGCTATCGCCGCCCTTACCGAGATGGCAGCGAGAACGGAGGATAAGAGGATATTCAACGAGATCTTTGACAACATGGCCGATCTTCTTGATCACATCGATCCATACATTCAGGAGAGAGCCCTCCTCGCGCTCGACAGAATGCTTTCCAGAGCGGAAATACTGACGAAGAGAAATAAGATAAAGGCCATGAAAAAAATCAGAGAGATCAGCAATGACGTTCGCCTTGCTTCAAAGGCAAGTCTGATCCTCGAGAAGCTGGAGAAGATAAGCGGAGAGGAAGAAGAAATTCTAACCAAGCAAGAACTCAAGAAAAAGCTGGAGATAAGTGAATACGGGCCGGATGACGTTGAAAGACTCCTTGACGCCGGTAAAACTGATATCGTAGCCGAGCTGGCAAAGATAGATCCGATAGTCATGTCGATGATCCTGGAAATGCTGCACTCCGACGATCCCGTGAGGAGAATGGACGCCCTCTGGGTTCTCTCAAAGGTAACCTCCCAGCTAACACCAACGGACGCTTACTCAGTGCTTCCCGTTCTTGCGGAATTCCTGAAGAGCAGAAATCCCTGGGCGAGAAAAACTGCCGCGGAAACGATGGCCGACATATATTCGCTCTATCCCGGAACCGCACAGTTCTTCACGTCACTTCTTGATGTTCTGCTTAGATCCTCCAGAGATGCAGACGTTGAGGGAGCTCTCGAGCTGATATTTTCCCTTCAGCACCGTCTCCCAACGCCAGAGTTCGAGATGGCAATGGTCTCAATACTCTCAGACCTCCTCCGGAGGAAGGAAACGAGGGCAGTGACGCTGCGCTTTATGGCCAGAGAGGCCCAGAGGCTTATGGATTTTGACTACGAGGGGCTTATCCAGCTGGAAAATGCCCTAAAGGAAATCTACGGGGATGAAGGTGGGAAGTACGACAACATAATCGCCTCGCTGATAGACCTCATCGAAGACCTCATAAAACTCAAGAAAAAGGAGTCAGGATCCCTCGGTCAGCTGTAG
- a CDS encoding dihydroorotase, with the protein MHELVLTGKFTLKGEVVRGSIGIDEGRISAIYARKIPGEETIDLSQYLILPGLIDTHVHLRDFEQKEKETVESGTKAALHGGITAVLDMPNTKPPVMDSKTFEKRLELFQRKAYTDYALGFLIRSNCEEARKAGADFYKAFMGASTGGIYSGDFEGDYACSPGVLSVHAEDAELIRENPERPSRAEEVAIKRALESAEKLKKPLNICHVSTRGGIEAILQRNLPWVSFEVTPHHLFLTREDYKRNPLLKVYPPLRTEEHVKALWENFSRIPIIASDHAPHTVEDKEAGTAGIPGLETEVALLLDAANRGIISVFDIVKKMHDNPVKVFGIRGRDFAIGNEATFTVVDLKREWTVKPEELYTKAKWSPWEGRKLKGKVVMTILRGRVVMEDGEIVGKPEGVRLNVQRG; encoded by the coding sequence ATGCACGAGCTCGTTTTGACCGGAAAGTTCACGCTCAAAGGAGAAGTCGTGAGAGGAAGTATAGGAATTGACGAAGGCAGGATATCTGCTATTTACGCGCGTAAAATCCCTGGAGAAGAAACGATAGACCTTTCCCAGTATCTAATCCTGCCAGGTTTAATAGACACCCACGTCCACCTAAGGGACTTCGAGCAGAAGGAAAAAGAAACCGTTGAGAGCGGGACGAAGGCTGCTCTACATGGAGGAATCACGGCCGTTTTGGACATGCCCAACACAAAGCCGCCGGTCATGGACTCGAAGACATTTGAAAAACGTCTTGAGCTCTTCCAGAGGAAGGCCTACACCGACTATGCCCTCGGCTTTCTGATAAGGAGCAACTGCGAAGAGGCCAGAAAGGCCGGGGCCGACTTCTACAAGGCCTTTATGGGGGCCTCAACGGGTGGGATTTACTCGGGAGATTTTGAGGGCGACTACGCCTGCTCGCCAGGCGTTTTAAGCGTCCACGCGGAAGATGCGGAGCTAATCAGGGAGAACCCAGAGAGACCATCCAGGGCCGAGGAAGTAGCTATAAAAAGGGCCCTTGAGAGTGCTGAAAAGCTTAAAAAGCCCCTCAACATCTGCCACGTCTCAACGAGAGGAGGGATTGAAGCAATACTTCAAAGAAACCTTCCCTGGGTGAGCTTTGAGGTTACCCCACACCACCTGTTCCTAACGAGGGAGGACTACAAGAGAAACCCACTCCTGAAGGTCTATCCTCCGCTGAGGACGGAGGAGCACGTTAAGGCGCTCTGGGAGAACTTTTCCCGGATTCCGATAATAGCGAGCGACCACGCGCCACACACAGTGGAGGACAAGGAAGCGGGAACGGCGGGGATTCCGGGCCTTGAGACTGAGGTAGCTTTGCTCCTCGATGCGGCCAACAGGGGGATCATAAGCGTCTTTGACATCGTGAAGAAAATGCACGACAACCCGGTTAAGGTTTTCGGAATCAGGGGACGGGACTTTGCCATCGGAAACGAGGCCACATTTACGGTCGTTGACCTTAAGCGGGAGTGGACTGTCAAACCGGAGGAACTCTATACAAAGGCCAAATGGAGCCCCTGGGAAGGAAGGAAGCTGAAGGGGAAGGTCGTGATGACGATTCTCCGCGGAAGAGTCGTTATGGAGGATGGTGAAATCGTAGGAAAACCGGAGGGGGTTCGTTTGAATGTACAGCGTGGTTGA
- a CDS encoding nascent polypeptide-associated complex protein encodes MMGMNPRQMKKLMKQLGIKMEELEGVKEVVLKLEGKEIVLRNPVVTVMVVQGEKTYQIVPGSEEVREVIEIPEEDIELVMEQAGVDRETALKALKETKGDIAEAILQLTEGS; translated from the coding sequence ATGATGGGAATGAACCCGAGACAGATGAAGAAGCTCATGAAGCAACTCGGCATAAAGATGGAAGAGTTAGAAGGCGTTAAGGAGGTTGTTCTCAAGCTTGAGGGCAAGGAAATAGTCCTCAGGAACCCCGTAGTTACGGTCATGGTCGTTCAGGGTGAGAAGACCTATCAGATTGTCCCCGGGAGTGAGGAGGTAAGGGAGGTAATTGAGATTCCCGAAGAGGACATCGAGCTCGTCATGGAGCAGGCCGGCGTTGACAGGGAAACCGCGCTAAAAGCGTTGAAAGAAACGAAAGGGGACATAGCGGAGGCAATACTACAGCTGACCGAGGGATCCTGA
- a CDS encoding tetratricopeptide repeat protein codes for MDRLKAYIIGFLIAVLAIAGFIVYEWGWVKLLQLILAVGFVGFTLALLFFTALTLYAESWKYGAILAVLTAIAGYGSYLVLTWQKLEIVGGIIAFFILLFAFGIWYISEPDLSIADRFRSAEKLERMGRYKQAARKYEKAGNYEKAAEMYLKLGWLESAAWAYEKAGKYEKAAELYEKLYEKEKDTYYLKEAHEYWKKAGNMERAARALEKYAEEEPWFWEDVAKLYEELGNEEKAREAWEKALEYYTKEAQEEGVFWEDVGNIARKLGREELAREAYQKFLEYCLKEAENDPMWWKHVAEAYEYLGEKEKAEEARKKYEEYRQRILKANEETSQFPEN; via the coding sequence ATGGACAGGCTGAAGGCTTACATAATAGGCTTCCTGATAGCTGTTCTGGCGATAGCGGGCTTCATAGTGTACGAATGGGGATGGGTTAAACTGCTACAGTTAATCCTCGCGGTAGGCTTCGTAGGTTTCACGCTTGCACTGCTGTTTTTCACGGCGCTGACCCTTTACGCCGAGAGCTGGAAGTACGGGGCCATTCTGGCAGTCCTCACCGCGATAGCGGGCTACGGCTCCTACCTCGTGCTCACCTGGCAGAAGCTGGAAATCGTTGGAGGAATCATAGCGTTCTTCATCCTGCTCTTCGCCTTCGGAATCTGGTATATAAGCGAGCCCGATTTGAGCATAGCGGACCGCTTCCGCTCGGCTGAAAAGCTTGAGAGGATGGGACGCTACAAGCAGGCCGCGAGGAAATACGAGAAGGCCGGAAACTACGAGAAGGCCGCCGAGATGTACCTCAAGCTCGGCTGGCTTGAGAGCGCGGCGTGGGCCTACGAGAAAGCTGGAAAGTACGAGAAGGCAGCTGAGCTCTACGAAAAGCTCTATGAGAAGGAGAAGGACACCTACTACCTGAAGGAGGCCCACGAGTACTGGAAGAAGGCAGGAAACATGGAGAGGGCCGCCAGGGCGCTTGAAAAGTACGCCGAGGAGGAGCCCTGGTTCTGGGAAGATGTTGCCAAGCTCTACGAAGAACTAGGAAACGAGGAGAAGGCCAGGGAAGCCTGGGAGAAGGCCCTTGAGTACTACACCAAGGAGGCCCAGGAGGAGGGCGTCTTCTGGGAGGACGTCGGCAACATAGCGAGGAAGCTCGGAAGGGAAGAGCTCGCGAGAGAGGCCTACCAGAAGTTCCTCGAGTACTGCCTCAAGGAAGCTGAAAATGACCCGATGTGGTGGAAGCACGTGGCTGAGGCCTACGAGTACCTCGGCGAGAAGGAGAAGGCAGAAGAAGCGAGGAAGAAGTACGAGGAGTACAGGCAGAGAATCCTTAAGGCCAACGAGGAGACCTCACAATTCCCTGAGAATTAA
- the otg gene encoding methylated-DNA--protein-cysteine methyltransferase translates to MLAVERFGVNGRDIWIGVIFHGRIQGISFAFTRGELLERIRNLAEFLRGRDVRVSLDVQPSNYTELVYRVLIGELENEKALPELSFEGVTPFERRVYEWLTKNVKRGTVITYGSLAKALETSPRAVGGAMKRNPYPIIVPCHRVVSREGIGHYNLGIEEKKFLLELEGVKEWTG, encoded by the coding sequence ATGCTCGCGGTGGAGAGGTTTGGGGTCAACGGGAGAGACATTTGGATTGGGGTAATCTTTCACGGCAGGATTCAGGGGATAAGCTTCGCCTTCACGAGGGGCGAGCTTTTGGAGAGAATCAGAAACCTCGCCGAATTCCTGCGGGGAAGGGACGTTAGAGTTTCCCTCGACGTCCAGCCGAGCAACTACACCGAGCTCGTCTACCGCGTTCTCATCGGCGAGTTAGAGAACGAGAAGGCTTTGCCCGAGCTCTCCTTCGAGGGCGTAACGCCCTTTGAGAGGCGCGTTTACGAATGGCTCACGAAAAACGTTAAAAGAGGCACCGTTATAACCTACGGTAGCCTTGCGAAGGCCCTTGAAACGTCGCCGAGAGCGGTCGGTGGGGCGATGAAGAGAAACCCGTATCCAATAATCGTCCCCTGTCATCGGGTTGTCTCCAGAGAGGGCATCGGCCACTATAACCTTGGGATTGAAGAAAAGAAGTTCCTGCTCGAACTTGAGGGGGTGAAGGAATGGACAGGCTGA
- a CDS encoding dihydroorotate dehydrogenase electron transfer subunit, with the protein MYSVVELRETWEVAKNVRAFRLSKGFDFTPGQFVMVWLPGVGEKPFSLAWKDLLVIKRVGPFTSRLFELQEGDRLWIRGPYGRGFERKWNRVALVSGGIGIPPLYALVRAWRNEFEGITLIYGARSKEELALLDIEDYVDEVVITTDDGSAGKKGFPTDVLAERRGEFDGVYACGPEPMLKAVLRIMDYENVQVSAERYMKCGIGVCGSCNLGKYLVCRDGPVFEGEKLRGVM; encoded by the coding sequence ATGTACAGCGTGGTTGAGCTGAGGGAGACCTGGGAGGTTGCAAAGAACGTTAGGGCCTTCAGGCTCTCAAAGGGGTTCGACTTCACGCCGGGACAGTTCGTCATGGTCTGGCTTCCAGGGGTTGGCGAGAAGCCCTTCAGCCTGGCCTGGAAGGACCTGCTCGTGATTAAACGCGTCGGGCCATTCACGTCGAGGCTCTTCGAGTTGCAGGAGGGGGATAGACTCTGGATTCGCGGGCCCTACGGGAGAGGCTTTGAGAGAAAATGGAACAGAGTAGCGCTCGTTTCAGGGGGAATTGGCATTCCACCGCTCTACGCGCTTGTAAGGGCCTGGAGAAATGAGTTTGAGGGGATAACGCTAATCTACGGCGCCCGCTCGAAGGAAGAACTGGCCCTCCTCGATATCGAGGACTACGTGGACGAGGTTGTAATCACTACCGACGATGGCTCGGCCGGCAAAAAAGGCTTCCCAACGGACGTTTTGGCGGAGAGAAGGGGAGAGTTCGATGGGGTTTACGCTTGCGGTCCAGAACCGATGCTCAAGGCTGTTCTGAGGATCATGGACTACGAAAACGTCCAGGTCTCGGCGGAGCGCTACATGAAGTGCGGAATTGGCGTCTGCGGTTCCTGCAACCTCGGGAAGTACCTCGTGTGTCGTGACGGTCCAGTGTTCGAGGGAGAAAAGCTGAGAGGGGTAATGTAA
- a CDS encoding ABC transporter substrate-binding protein has product MVFSVFFVRPAAAYSDDDYIKFALQAFETKYYKTAEDLDGILDMTLDDSAYLTSYFTHEFNNKTFDVTNPDQFWDLAKINMGLGIFESPRVFLVETWTFFPANKERVKEIVSDPNVGLGTRWSPMTAKTPDGKLKIAQFASTGAMFMSAFNPVGGLNDVYSVRVSTLVTDYGGATNFDGIYSPYRCTWEIDKTPGKVPDDAVIYNQTQGWIAAHKGEDYKVKVTYTCDVGEWHNGVKGSIDDIKNYIAFYYAWAYEDYPGDPYYDEGLSSTAAGLQNILGFEFTDNGYTVYGKYVHPLADDQIAAYYMFYPSLPWELYWAMGELVANSKKYGIDKTYSFSSSGEGILWLDLLTKEHDQDIIKIMDAIMNGDFKGNVTDIDWNAATDRFNADKQFFNNYGNLFISNGPYKLVKYDPNALYLKLEKFTGERNVLGKDSGLPIDPVPDVIEYIGVQGQETVILQIAKGEYDIGMFAFPSGVYSGLGEDVISKLKLFKSASSYNELTVNDWHDPDKDAPIVTVGDNVYFNPFAVREIRYALNWLVSRDYIVQNIYQGSGKAMLGCIRPSHPADKYFEPVYQALGMSTAGDEDYALYLLNEGMEKAKEQVAKYGHTLERKADGYWYFDGKPVTIKFIIRIEDERKEIGLYVSKLLEDKFGFKVEKLLWDRKKAGAVVFAEDPANYKWNLYTGGWGTSGLPSQWVDGYMAFFYTNWYGWTPNGMGPEHGHKNTVTVREFLTFVGKLNAPPETTTTTTTTTSGGGETTTTTSGGGETTTTTTTTTTTTTSEGGGGICGPAALIGLAIIPLLLRRRK; this is encoded by the coding sequence ATGGTGTTTAGTGTTTTCTTTGTGCGCCCGGCTGCAGCGTACAGCGACGACGACTACATTAAATTCGCCCTCCAGGCATTCGAGACCAAGTACTACAAAACCGCTGAGGATCTCGACGGGATCCTCGACATGACCCTTGATGACTCAGCATACTTGACCTCATACTTCACCCACGAGTTCAACAACAAGACCTTTGATGTTACGAACCCTGACCAGTTCTGGGATCTTGCGAAGATCAACATGGGTCTCGGTATCTTCGAGAGCCCGCGTGTCTTCCTCGTCGAGACCTGGACTTTCTTCCCGGCCAACAAGGAGAGAGTTAAGGAGATAGTCTCAGACCCCAACGTCGGTCTCGGAACCCGCTGGAGCCCGATGACCGCCAAGACCCCTGACGGAAAGCTCAAGATCGCCCAGTTCGCCTCAACCGGAGCCATGTTCATGAGCGCCTTCAACCCCGTTGGAGGTCTCAACGACGTTTACAGCGTTAGGGTCTCAACCCTCGTCACCGACTATGGTGGAGCCACCAACTTCGACGGTATTTACTCCCCGTACAGGTGCACCTGGGAGATCGACAAGACCCCAGGTAAGGTTCCGGACGATGCCGTTATCTACAACCAGACCCAGGGCTGGATTGCTGCTCACAAAGGCGAGGACTACAAGGTTAAGGTCACCTACACCTGTGACGTTGGCGAGTGGCACAACGGCGTCAAGGGAAGCATCGACGACATAAAGAACTACATTGCCTTCTACTACGCCTGGGCCTATGAAGACTATCCTGGAGACCCGTACTATGATGAGGGACTCTCCTCAACGGCAGCTGGTCTCCAGAACATCCTCGGTTTCGAGTTCACCGACAACGGTTACACCGTTTACGGTAAGTACGTCCACCCGCTCGCCGACGACCAGATAGCGGCTTACTACATGTTCTACCCGAGCCTCCCGTGGGAGCTCTACTGGGCTATGGGCGAGCTCGTCGCCAACTCCAAGAAGTACGGCATCGACAAGACTTACTCCTTCAGCAGCTCCGGTGAGGGAATACTCTGGCTTGACCTCCTCACCAAGGAGCACGATCAAGACATCATCAAGATAATGGACGCCATCATGAACGGTGACTTCAAGGGCAACGTGACTGACATCGACTGGAACGCTGCCACCGACAGGTTCAACGCCGACAAGCAGTTCTTCAACAACTACGGCAACCTCTTCATAAGCAACGGTCCGTACAAGCTCGTCAAGTACGACCCGAACGCCCTCTACCTCAAGCTCGAGAAGTTCACCGGCGAGAGGAACGTCCTCGGTAAGGACAGCGGACTTCCGATTGACCCGGTTCCGGACGTCATCGAGTACATTGGTGTTCAGGGTCAGGAGACCGTCATACTCCAGATCGCCAAGGGCGAGTACGACATTGGAATGTTCGCCTTCCCGTCCGGTGTTTACAGCGGTCTCGGTGAGGACGTCATAAGCAAGCTCAAGCTCTTCAAGAGCGCCAGCTCCTACAACGAGCTGACCGTTAACGACTGGCACGACCCGGACAAGGACGCTCCGATCGTCACCGTTGGTGACAACGTTTACTTCAACCCGTTCGCCGTCAGGGAGATCCGCTATGCCCTCAACTGGCTCGTCAGCAGGGACTATATCGTGCAGAACATCTACCAGGGTAGCGGCAAGGCTATGCTTGGCTGCATCAGGCCGAGCCACCCGGCCGACAAGTACTTCGAGCCTGTTTACCAGGCCCTTGGAATGAGCACCGCCGGAGACGAGGACTACGCACTCTACCTCCTCAACGAGGGTATGGAGAAGGCCAAGGAGCAGGTTGCCAAGTACGGCCACACCCTCGAGAGGAAGGCTGACGGTTACTGGTACTTCGACGGCAAGCCGGTCACCATTAAGTTCATCATCCGTATCGAGGACGAGAGGAAGGAGATCGGTCTCTACGTCTCCAAGCTCCTTGAGGACAAGTTCGGCTTCAAGGTTGAGAAGCTCCTCTGGGACAGGAAGAAGGCTGGTGCCGTAGTCTTTGCTGAGGATCCAGCCAACTACAAGTGGAACCTCTACACCGGTGGTTGGGGTACCAGCGGTCTGCCGAGCCAGTGGGTTGACGGTTACATGGCGTTCTTCTACACCAACTGGTACGGATGGACTCCGAACGGCATGGGTCCGGAGCACGGTCACAAGAACACCGTTACCGTCAGGGAGTTCCTGACGTTCGTTGGCAAGCTCAACGCTCCTCCGGAGACCACCACAACAACCACGACCACAACGTCAGGTGGCGGCGAGACCACGACAACGACCTCAGGAGGAGGCGAGACCACGACTACTACGACCACTACTACGACTACGACGACTTCTGAGGGCGGTGGAGGCATCTGTGGTCCAGCGGCCCTCATAGGCCTCGCAATAATCCCACTCCTCCTCAGGAGGAGAAAGTGA